One genomic segment of Ignavibacteriota bacterium includes these proteins:
- a CDS encoding DUF2190 family protein translates to MPTIAPHIKEYPKIIISFDAPNDINDPNDYKNISYQRIHDAILAGFNSNGNIDILPSDNIIYFYYGLEAALEFALINKIEIIVTGYSSFNQNYFDMSRRYYPSVNIIQNTYNTSQHHILLTLPQHVMFIGFGNSLAEGNIHGYNIDFFVNQISNFTETPAGYFAGKILWLMFKTDLTFWQCRDLLMRCGDYNVIATESPSDYFIHYSEINGWGMPNPVVAESLARLNYHVFSQDPFLLYKLRTKEMQTEQSTLITSVLMTADRTKNLFIGLDGALCGNGAKALGVLNADTSINEYGPVMTSGIALVVSGAAVTLGSKVQSNASGQAITFASGESNGFALDAATGASQLIRVLLS, encoded by the coding sequence ATGCCAACAATTGCTCCACATATTAAAGAATATCCTAAAATCATTATTTCTTTTGATGCACCAAATGATATAAATGATCCCAATGATTATAAAAATATTTCTTACCAAAGAATTCATGATGCTATTTTAGCTGGATTTAATTCTAATGGCAATATAGATATTCTTCCCTCCGATAATATTATATATTTTTATTACGGATTGGAAGCCGCTTTAGAATTTGCATTAATCAATAAAATTGAAATCATTGTAACTGGTTATAGTTCTTTCAATCAGAATTATTTCGATATGTCTCGTCGCTATTATCCTTCAGTTAATATAATTCAAAATACTTATAATACTTCACAACATCATATTCTATTGACTTTACCTCAACATGTTATGTTTATTGGTTTTGGTAATTCATTGGCCGAAGGAAATATTCACGGCTATAATATTGATTTTTTTGTTAATCAAATTTCAAATTTTACTGAAACCCCCGCCGGTTACTTTGCCGGTAAAATTCTTTGGCTGATGTTTAAAACCGATCTAACTTTTTGGCAATGCAGAGATTTATTAATGCGCTGCGGTGATTATAATGTAATTGCAACAGAATCACCTTCGGATTACTTTATTCATTATTCCGAAATAAACGGTTGGGGTATGCCTAATCCAGTTGTCGCTGAATCATTAGCTCGCTTAAATTATCATGTTTTTTCACAAGATCCATTTTTATTATATAAATTAAGGACAAAAGAAATGCAGACAGAACAATCAACTTTAATCACTTCGGTTTTAATGACCGCAGATAGAACAAAAAATTTATTCATTGGTTTAGATGGTGCTTTATGCGGAAATGGTGCCAAAGCTCTTGGAGTTTTAAACGCAGATACTTCAATAAATGAATACGGTCCGGTTATGACATCCGGCATTGCATTAGTTGTTTCCGGTGCCGCTGTAACACTTGGTTCAAAAGTTCAATCAAATGCAAGTGGTCAAGCAATAACTTTCGCATCCGGTGAATCTAATGGTTTTGCATTAGACGCCGCAACTGGTGCAAGCCAGCTTATCAGAGTTTTATTATCTTAA
- a CDS encoding ATP-dependent Clp protease proteolytic subunit — translation MNKGIINIFDHISSFGISSKTILNTLEDFKSKNISEIEVRINSAGGSLFEGFSIFNQLRDFGNVTTIIDGIAASIASVIALAGNKILAYKNSYIFIHNPWNIAIGDTNDFQDQSNNLGKFRDTLIDIYKAKTNLDEEKLKEMCNKSSFISADEALAIGLIDEIIDNYRTEKFVAFSTAILDETGNPLPEQSKNNNASNDKSSANDLLSVVTNLKNDFTNLKDDLTKQLNYSVQLKIDISKFEFSLNDKIKSGSLTPAIKLSIMDLLQFITSEHVSNSENQTKTLLSKFDALLDQFPNMLLLDDFAKNLGSSKSEYEYDNYEVDPESFSLHKKVLALSKEQKISYKDALLSLMNN, via the coding sequence ATGAATAAAGGTATTATTAACATTTTTGATCATATTTCAAGTTTTGGCATTTCTTCTAAAACAATTCTTAACACGCTTGAAGATTTCAAATCAAAAAATATTTCTGAAATTGAAGTTCGTATTAATTCAGCCGGAGGTTCTCTTTTTGAGGGATTTTCAATCTTTAATCAGCTTCGAGATTTTGGAAACGTAACTACAATTATTGATGGAATCGCGGCTTCAATCGCTTCGGTTATCGCTCTAGCTGGAAATAAAATCCTTGCTTATAAAAATTCCTACATATTTATCCATAATCCGTGGAATATCGCAATCGGTGATACTAACGATTTTCAAGACCAATCAAACAATCTTGGAAAATTCCGCGATACGCTAATAGATATTTATAAAGCGAAAACTAATCTTGATGAAGAAAAACTTAAAGAAATGTGCAATAAATCTTCATTCATTTCTGCTGATGAAGCCCTTGCAATTGGTTTAATTGATGAAATAATTGATAACTACAGAACCGAAAAATTTGTCGCTTTTTCGACTGCAATCTTAGATGAAACCGGAAATCCTCTTCCGGAACAATCTAAGAATAATAATGCATCAAATGATAAATCCTCAGCAAATGATTTGTTATCGGTTGTTACAAATCTTAAAAATGATTTTACAAATTTGAAAGATGATCTAACCAAACAGCTTAATTATTCCGTTCAGTTAAAAATTGATATCTCAAAATTTGAATTTTCTCTTAACGATAAAATTAAATCCGGTTCGCTTACTCCCGCAATAAAATTATCAATTATGGATCTTCTCCAATTTATTACTTCGGAGCATGTTTCTAATTCAGAAAATCAAACCAAAACTTTATTATCGAAATTTGATGCCCTTTTAGATCAATTCCCAAATATGCTTTTATTGGATGATTTCGCAAAAAATCTCGGCAGTTCTAAATCTGAGTATGAATATGATAACTATGAGGTTGATCCTGAATCTTTCTCACTTCACAAAAAAGTATTGGCGTTATCCAAAGAACAGAAAATTTCTTATAAGGATGCGCTTCTAAGTTTAATGAATAATTAA